TTCcttttttgattttctttagcTTCTTTCACAAATCAAACAACCCAAATCAACAGAAATAAAtttcaacatgtcttcttccttcACAATTCTTGCATCAATTTACATGTGCACTAGACTATCTGCGTAAGCTTTATCTGTATGCAATTGGTTTACTCTACTGACCTGTTTACGAGTGAGATGAGAAACTACAAACTTCGGCAAGTTTCCTATGTGACCTTTGGCATCAACAGCTATTTCTTGGAAAGTCTACACAGGTGGTTTGTGGGGGTTGATCTTCGAGTCATCTTATGTGTTCTCCAATTCCACAACTGCTGTGGGATTGCCTATCGTTTCAATCATAGATGTGATAGCTTTTCAATGATAAACTGGATGCAGTGAAGATCTTCTTCATCATTTTAGTTATTTAGGGCTTCCTTTCATTTGTCTATCAGATAAAAAAGAAGTTAAGGACTATTAGAGACAAAGTCTCCCAAATCGGTAATTGCAGAAGAtccttagtaatatataagatagatgagtcAATCTACTcttcaccaattggttttaggttggaagcacatctatcttaatatggtatcagagcccgatcCATACAATCCAACCCGATCCACCACATCGGTTTGGCCCAAAATTGGCCCATCGATCTTTGCCTAAACATTCCGAAATTGACGCTAAGAAAACAATCATCTCGAATGAGCGTACAAAGTCTTCCACATCAGTAGTTACAAAAAAAccttattaatatataaaatagatgaGCCAGTCTAGTTATCACCAATTAATTTTAGGTTGGAACCACAGCTAACTTAACAAAGACTTGCTACAAAAACCAGGTCAAAGATGACACAAATTTGATACGtttatgtaattttcgtaaTGGTCCATGTAAATGGGATGCATGTCTCTCTATACAGCTTGAGCCATCGTTTCTTAATGTCTTTTCTTAGAAAGATAGGCCATCGTTTCAGCTTAACCTCAACATTATCTTGATTAGAAAAAACTTCAAGACTAGACAGACAAACAAACACCAAAGTGTGTTCCTAATCAATCCACATGTCTCATCATAAGAGAAAGATAGCCACACAAAACAAGTTTACGTTTGTCTTTGagttatgttaatttttaatttttttttgaataaatgttaaatttatttgaaataaaaaaaattgtacaaaGAATACAGCTctatttaaaatgtatttacTATAGAGCTAAATTTAAGttatttgtgttttcttcttcaaCGATTTGCAAACCACTCCTGCAAATAATGTTCAAATCTCCCATTCTGCCACGAAGCGAATCAATACGATTCCAAATCAGCTTGTCAATGATGTGTTGATGTTTCACCATTAAAATGAAAAggcaaaatttcaaaatttaaatccaTCTTGACTCAAATCATATCTTGGTCAATAATTGTCGTatcttcaaaaattaaattcatGACAAGACTAGAGATATTTATAGATGGGCATGTACTCGATGTGGGGACATGTAACATGTTACAATGAATACTTAACAATGATCTGTCCCGAATCACTGAATATATAGCTAGCATTTGGTAGCATATTATCAACCAAGAGAACTGATAATAATACCTAATACTCTAGCTCCTCCTTGTCCCATCTCCAAGGAGGTATATTCCACATCCACCATGAAGGGTGATCAAGAACTACAAGTCATCGGTGAGTAAGCATCAACCAGTTCCTGGTGAACTACTTTATGGTATCTTATTGTTCAATATATGAAAATACGTTATACGTAACGACAAAATTACTTTCATATACTAATATTCTTGCAATATTTTGCCTCACTTAGTAGTTCAGCATGGAAAAGAATCAGACCCAAcagttgaagaagaaagaaaccaaaCAGGAGAATCTCACTCAAACAGATACAAACGGTGGCTCCTGGTGTCTGTCTACACATTCTTTGTCATTTCCGGACAATCAGTTGCTACAATTCTAGGAAGACTATACTATGACAATGGAGGAAACAGCAAATGGCTAGCAACTGTAGTTCAACTTGTAGGCTTTCCTGTTCTGCTTCCTTATTATCTCTTGTCAAGCAAAACACACACAACAACTCATAGAGATGATGGCAAAGCAGTCTTACATAGGAACCGTGTCTTAGTTTACTTAGCTCTTGGGGTTCTTGTAGGAGGAGATTGTTACCTTTACTCTATTGGACTGCTTTACCTACCCGTTTCTACCTTTTCTCTGATCTGTGCATCTCAGTTAGCCTTCAACGCTTTCTTCTCTTATTTCCTCAACTCACAAAAACTCACTCCAATCATTTTGAACTCTCTTTTGCTCCTAACTATCTCTTCCACCCTCCTTGCCTTCAATAGCGAGgaatcaaatttcaaaaaagtaACAAGAGGACAGTATGTCACAAGTTTCATATGCACCATTGGTGCTTCTGCTGGGTATGGTCTAAGCTTATCCTTACAACAGCTAGCCTTCAGTAAAGTCCTAAAGAGGCAAACTTTCTCAGAAGTCATGGATTTGATCATCTACGTAAGTCTAGTGGCCAGCTGTGTAAGCGTGGTGGGGCTCTTTGCTAGTGGAGAGTGGGAAACTTTGAGCAGTGAAATGGATAGCTACAAGCTTGGAAAGGTATCTTACGTTATGAACCTAGTGTGGACGGCTGTTACCTGGCAGGTATTCAACATTGGTAGCACGTGGCTTATCTTCGAGATTTCCTCTCTATTCTCAAATGCTATTGGCGTTTTGGGTTTGCCTGTGGTTCCTGCACTGGCTGTCATCATTTTTCATGATAAAATGAATGGGTTAAAGGTGATATCTATGATCTTGGCTATCTGGGGTTTCATGTCCTATGTATACCAACACTATCTTGATGACAAAAACTTGAAGAAAAGTCTTGGAATCCCAACAACCGGATCCTCCGACTCACCAGAAGCAAAAGGGTCAAGTGCGCAAAAGATACAAACTCCAGCGAGCTGAAGGCAGCCTACAATAATGAATAAACACAATATATTTGTGATGCAACTCAAGTGAAGTCTTAGGGTGACTTATTTTCCTATTTGCATCATTGTAACAGTTAGTTGGTTTGGcttaaacaaataatgaaatATTGTGATGTAGTTTTAAAAAAGACTACCTAAATCAGATTACCTCAGTGAAATGGCATCAACAACTCAGTAACTAAAACTTGAGTTCAATGCTACGAAAGATGTGGCTTATACTGTATAGAAAGAGAGGGTGTGCACCTTTGTAgctattattattataacatCTAGTCAGTTGTTAGTTATAAGCCAtgggttttaacttttaagtaactgagcaaaatatttaaaacaaacatttttataacaaaatttgtCAATTCTTGTGTATATTTCTAAAATGATTAAAGCAAACATTATTTACTTCTGATGCATCATCAGTAGATTACTGGCAAAATAAATACTTTTTCTTAGAGCCGCCATTAAAGAATTCTCCAAGTTAAGTGGAAGCAGAAAAATCAAAGTTAAAAACTGGAGCAAGTGTGGTATGTTGTGACTTCGGCCTCAGCAGCTATTTCCTTGCAAGCCTAAAATCCTTGCTTAATGAGCCTTATCCCGGCCCTAGCGCTACCTCGATGAAAAGAAGTTGATGAATTGCCAGAGAAACCACGTCGACGATGATTCAcaaatttgataaattattaCACACATTCGTGCATGTATCCTATATAAAGCTCGTTTGTGTAATTTTTGTAATGGTCCATGCGAACGGGGCGCATGTTTCTCTGTACAGCTTGAGCCTGTGTATCAAAATAGGCTGTTACTCCTGTCAATTTTGGGAAAATAGCTTTGAACAATACGTAAGTGACCAGAAATAATGTAGCGACATCATCTGCCACCCAGGTATTATTAATTAAGTTGCAAGAGATATAAAAATGTCTTTTCTTGGATAAATAGGCAGACTTTAATTCTCTGCCATATAATAGCTTAACCTCACCTTTatcttcatcatcattatcTTGAGGAGAAAAACTTTCAAGACTAGCCAAAGAGAAACCCCAAAAGTGTGTTCCTAATTAATCCACATGTCTAATCATAAGAGAAAGATAGGCACACGGCACAAGCCAAATTAATTCATAGTGACAAAGAAGTTTCAAAACTAGCCAACTTAAGATCAAACAGCTTGTCTATATGTTATGTTGATGTTTCTCCACTAAGATGAAAATGACATTTTCCGTATGTATATTGGCTACACTTTATTTCCTACTTGACTTAACTCATTACTTGGTCAACCATTGTGACCTcttcaaaaattaaattcatGACAACATAAGAGATATTTATAGTTGAGCATTCACTTAATGTGGGGACATGTTACAATGAATACTTAACAGTGATCGGTTCCTAATCACTTAATATATAGCTATCCTAATCACTTAATATATAGCTATCATTTGGTAGCATATTATTAACCAAGAGAATTGataataagataaataataCTTCAAAACGTCTTTAGCTCCTCCTTGTCCATCTCCAAGGAGGTATATTCCACATCCACCATGAAGGGTGATCAAGAACTACAAGTCATCGGTGAGTAAGCATCAAACAGTTCATGGAGAACTACTTTATGGTATCTCAATTATTGTTCAATAGATGAAGAAACGTTAGAAGTGACAACCAAACTACGTTCATAAACTAATTTTTGTGCAATATTTTCCCTCACTTACCAGTTCAGCAGGGAAAAGAACCAAACCCAACAGTTCAAGATGAAAGAAACTCGGTCGGTAGCAACCACACAAACATATACAAACGGTGGCTCAGGGTGATTATCTACACATTCTTTGTCATTTCAGGACAATCTGTTGCTACAATTCTAGGCAGACTATACTATGACAATGGAGGAAATAGCAAATGGCTAGCAACAGTAGTTCAACTTGTAGGCTTTCCTGTTCTGCTTCCATATTATCTATTTTCAATCAAAACACACACAACAACTCATAGAGATGATGACAAAGCAGCCTCACATAGGAACCGTGTCTTAGTTTACTTAGCTCTTGGGGTTCTTGTAGGAGGAGATTGCTACCTTTACTCCATTGGACTACTTTACCTACCCGTTTCTACCTTTTCTCTGATCTGTGCATCTCAGTTAGCCTTCAACGCTTTCTTCTCTTATTTCCTCAACTCACAAAAACTCACTCCAATCATTTTGAACTCTCTTTTGCTCCTAACTATCTCTTCCACACTCCTAGCCTTCAATAATGAGgcatcaaattttaaaaaagtaacAAGAGTACAGTATGTCACAAGTTTCATATGCACCATTGGTGCTTCTGCCGGATTTGGTCTAGTCTTATCATTACAACAGGTAGCCTTCCGTAAAGTGCTAAAGAGGCAAACATTCTCAGAAGTTATGGATATGATCATCTACGTGAGTCTAGTGGCCAGTTGTGTTAGCTTGGTGGGGCTTTTCTCCAGCGGAGAGTGGAAAAATTTGAGCAGTGAAATGGATCGCTACAAGCTTGGAAAGGTGTCGTACGTTATGAACCTAGTGTGGACGGCTGTTATCTGGCAGGTATTCAACATTGGTGGCACGGGGCTGATCTTTGAGCTTTCCTCTCTGTTCTCAAATGCTATAAGCGCTTTGGGACTGCCTGTGGTTCCTGTACTGGCTGTCATCATTTTCCATGACAAAATGAATGGGTTGAAGGTGATTTCTATGATCTTAGCTATTTGGGGTTTCATGTCATATGTCTACCAACACTATCTTGATGATAAAAACTTGAAGAAAAGTATTGGAATCCCAACAACTGGATCCTCTGACTCACCAGAAGCAAAAGGGTCAGGTGGGCAAAAGATACAGACTTCAGCCTagtttaaacataatatatttgggAGGCAACTCAAGTGAAGTCTGAGCGTGATTTTTTTCCCTATTTGCATCATTGTAATAGTTAGTAGGCCTGggttaaactaaataattatatattttaatgtagtTTTAAAGAAGACTACCCAAATAAGATTAGCTCAGTATAAAATTTTGTGGGTAGACGATCTACTTCTCCACGATAACCTACCATATAACATCAGATCCTCACCGAACTATGATCTCATGTTAGATTTTCACGAATTGTAAATTGCAAACCTATTTCTTTCCTAAATGATAGTTCGAAAGTTAATTAcccataaaatagttttaatcgGCTTACTAGTTTCAAATCGGATTATTCTTAactaaataatttaaatcaactaaaccaatcaaaaatccatttatatatataaattattttgttgaaCTTCTTACAACGAGAAAGTCAAATATTATTGACTAAACCACGACGTGAGGTGGATTGTGTTGAGAGACGACGCGACTGTGTTCTTTTACGGAGAATCTGTTAAGTGTTACGATCACAAGCAGTTCTACTACATCGGAAGCTCATCGGAGAGCCACATTCAGAATCTGAAATTCTCTTACGGGATGGCTTAGTTATATGTTGGCTAAAGCGTTGGAAAATATACAAGATCGGTGTATTCAGAGATACCCTGATTTGTACGGTTCCCATAATCGGATTCAAGCTTGTATGGCGGAGTCTAGTGTTCTATTATTCCTCtgttttttggttaaatatattatatctaGCCTAGAATGATTAAAAGGAAGACGACGACTGTTGCCCGAAAGAGCTTCCACCGGAGGCAATGCATTTTAGACTAGACGGCGGAGGAGGAGAAATTGTGGCACCTGGTTTGTGGAGATACTCCGAGATGATGTGTGAAGTCGCATAAGGAGAAACGGAGCTTAACGGCTTTAGGAAGAGCGTATCTTGTGTAGTAAGATTGGTTCGGGATGACTTCAATACCACACGCCTTTGCCTTTCACAGCTTTTGTTCTCACCAGCAAACTGAAATAGAGATTAGTAGATTCATGAGGAGAAAGAGTTTGATCATGAGAGAAGGTCAGTTTTCCACCATGGCCAGGGCTAATGGTGTTGGTGAATGAGAAGatgataattgtttttttaattatatataaagagTGATTTACACTATAGGAcagtttatgagtttttattacACCATAAGGCAGTTGTTGCTCCTAAGGTAGTTTTTCACAACTACAAGCTAACTACGACTTTATTAAAACTAGATGGACCCCACAACTAtccttttaattttgttttctttctctctttgttaAAAAGAAATAACTTTTAATGGTAGAGAAATCCCAATAAAAATCTGGGAAACAATGATTTTAATGGcaaaaaaagatgaagaagatgaaaaggAAGAAATTGAACTGTAGTCACTTGAATACTTGCCGTAAACACATATCGTCGTCTTTTACTTCGTCGAAGGCCTTGATATGTTGTAATCTTCTTTGTCATCTCCTCAGACGTGTTGATTCACCTTGTCATCTCTTCCGTTGCGTTGCAACAATTTTTCCAGCGTCGTGACCTTATCTCTCTCACCGTCGCGGCACTGTAGAAGCTCGGGAACATCAATGGCcacttttggtttttttttatattttggtccTTAACGttttgtataattttgttttaacccTAAATTTGTACAAATCAACCCATAAACTTCTTGATTGTTCATTTTTGCctataaacttataaaaataaaatattctttcTTTGATGTATTTCAAAATTATCATGTGTACAACTATTGTCATGTACACCATATTCAGTTTGAGTTGATCTATTTTGTTATGTATTTTGGTATTCTTTTAGTACACAACCGCTAATCCGCCTATTTGTGTACAATTTCGTCACATATATTGGTGCATTTTTGATGTACACGTGTACATGTCACAAATTGTACACAAAATAACCAACAAACTTCTTGATTGTTCATTccagtatatttttataattgcacgaatgatctttgattttttattgCTTTCTTTTTTACCTCCAAACTTTCAAAATAAACTATTGTCTCTTTGATTTAGCTCAAAATTAACCAATTATGTATCACCCCtctatgtttcaaaaaaaaagtgtttcaaaaaaaaatgtatcaccCCTCTAGTAATGAAATTGAACACATATATGCACATAATTAAATGTAttggaaaataaattatatgaactaaaATCTAAGCTAAAAATCATTAGATACAAATAACACACAAAAGCATGTGTACACTTATTGTCATGTACACATCttcagtttgatttgatttactGTGTTATGTATTTTGACATTTTTAGTAAGCAACCGCCAATCCACCTATATGTGtacaattgttttatatatattggttCATTTTGGTTGTACACGTGTACATGTCTCAAAATGTACACAAAATCACCCACAAACTTTTTGATTCTTCATTCTAGTACATCATCATAATTGCACGAATGATACTTGGTCTTTTGATTGCTTTAATTTTTTCCTCCAAACTTTCAAAAGTAAATAATTGTCTATTTGATTTAGCAAAGAAAACTGATTATGTAGTACAACCCCATGCTAATTAAACACATATATGCACATATTTAAATGCATTATAAAATGAATTAAATGAACAAAAATCAAAAGCTAAAAATCATTAGATACAAATAACACACAAAAGCATGTGTACAACTTATGTTTGACTTTTGTTATGTATATTTGGTATTTCTTTAGTAGGCTCCAGTCACCTATATGTGTATAACTTCTtcaaatatgttaaaataacaCAAATAAACTAGTAAGGTTTTCTAAAATGCATAAATGAAACcgtaaatttaaaaaacatttggCGTGTACACTATATCATGTacataacaattttattatccACATGTACAATAATTTTACATCaattaacaattttattatccAAAAGTTGAAGGACTAGACGTGCAAAAACGCCAAAATAAGCCATTGTTACTCTTGAGCTTTTAGTGCCAGTAAGAGGGGGCACTAAAGAGGAATGAAGTTCACGGCGATGATGAATCACAACGAGAAAAGAGAAGGTGAGACACAACACAGAGGATTGAGCCACACTAAGAATAACATGACGGATCAGATTTAATTTTCGTGTGACACCACAAGGAAAATGAACGCGGCAGCTTGGAGATCGAGTTTGGTTGAGGCTCCCCTGCGGTTTTGAAGCAATAACAGAGTACGGCGACACGAGAAGACATAAACGCCATGATTGAAGCTTGAATCAATCACAATGTTGACGTCGTTGTATACATCATGATTTACCATCATCAGAGATATAGCTTGATATATCTCAAAAGATagattgaataataaatatactgattataaacatattttcttaaacgaaagttcaaaaaaaacaacattcattttacaaaaaaaaatgaagaactcgtgagaaggaaacaaagaagaagatacatgggatcctctctttttttttgctaaaaagagATGTAATTAAATCCTGAAAGAAATGAGACCCACTTTCTTTTGTTTACAATCTATTAGTTAGTTTATGACTAGAAAATGGGTTTGGTTAGGAAAAACTACCCTAGTAGCACAAACTGTCTCATAATGTAATATTAAACTTGAAACTGCCTTTGaatgtaatattttcatataagaaTGGATTTTTGATTGGTTTAgttgattttaaattatttacttaAGAATAAACCAATTTGAAACCAGTAAACCAATTAAAACCATTGTTTATGGATAATTGATTTTTGAACTATCGATCCGTggagaaataaatttaaaacattcgATTCATGGAGATCTAGCACGATGTCATAGTTTAGTGGAGATCTAATGTTATATTAGATTTTGACCTGCGCGCCCGCgcgtgtatattttttttaaaatatggtactATTTGTTTTTATGTCACTTTTAGGGTTGGACAAAAAACTCGAATTTGAAGAACCGATCTGATCCCAATACGAATAAATACTACCAAAtctgaaccgaaattgattaaatatctaaattattcaaaaattttatatttgaagaaCTCAAACCTAATccaatccgaaccgaagtattttgggtatcctaaatagatttatatacttatatatattaattatttttagatttaatatatataaaacatacagaatatatatgatacttttaagttcgtttaaatacttgaaaatatatacaaataatcaaacgtaaatatctaaaataattaaaatatactcaaaactctaaaaatatttaaataattattaattctctatccaaatatttataccaaaccaatttaaattggttatccaaatccaaACCGAATCCTCAAAGATATTAACCTAACACGAAATTCCAAATAGATCTGAATAcaaacccgaacgcccacctctaatcattattatatatcttgtatgtgtcatcataggttacaaaaatatgtgttatcatataattactcgtattttatatgtaccatcaaataagttttcttataattaaaaatattttatacgtacaatcatataaataatcacatatgttatattttaaatttcaatgtgaaataaaaaaccataatttaagttggtatatgaaattgagctttgtattgtatttatcttatatatattgaaaatatttttataatggttattgaaaaatatgttagtaaaaattaaagtttgaatatatgtatatttttgaataactttttatataaatcaattttaaattattattttgatttgaatatgtataccAAGTAACATAaacccattactttttaatataatggaATAAACTTCCAATTTTTGTAATAGTATAAGTTCATTACTCTTTTTTTCCTAACTTACTGATATCAATATTTTCAAACAATGCTATTTTTTTAAACTGCTATCTATGTTaccagaattttttttgaagtatTTCTACTTTAATAATAAGATAGATAGAAGTTATCATgggaaaataaattattgatttTATGGAAATTGTCGTTTATAAGCCATGGGTTATAAGTAACTgagaaaaaatgattaaaacaaACATTCTTTATCACAAAGTTGGTAAACTTTTGtgtatattttcaaaatgattaaagcaaactttttttttgtcaagattAAAGAAAACATTATTGATTTCTGATGCAACAACACTAAAATACTGGCTAAATAAATGAAGTTTCTTAGAGCCGCCATTTCAAGAATTCTCCAAGTTAAGTGGAAGCAGAAAAATcaaagtcaaaaaaaaaagagcttagGGAGCCTGCTCTGCTGTCCCTTTCAAGTTTCACCTGCATAGGTATAAAATGGACATGACTATTTACCAATAGGGCTGAGCAAAATATcggtaaattttgatttgattcgttattcgtttcgattcaaaatgaaaaaaacggatatccgtaactctacgaagcaaagcaaaatctaaaaataaatatttttaaaaattgaaacaaatcacaaatattaatatttttagaaagaaTATTCAATCCGATCCTCTGTATGTATAAAATGGATGCAATGAAGATCTTCTCCATCGTTTTAGCTATATGGggcttcttttcttttgtctatcaTCATTACCTTGATGAAATGAAGTTGATTAACTTCTACACAAACCATTTCGAGGAGGATACACAAATTTGATGGAATGTTGCATATGCATATATCCTATATAACGCTCGTTTGTGTAATTTTTGTAGTGATCCATGCGAATGGGATGCATGTCTCTCTGTACAGCTTGAGCCTGTGTATCAACAAGGGCTGTTACTCATGGCTTACCATGTTTTCCCAAGGTTATTGAAGGTTCGAGTTGAGTTTCTTAACCCATATACATAGGTTTCTTAGTTTGAGGGATTAACCAATTAGAGTCGAAAGATTGCAT
The sequence above is drawn from the Brassica napus cultivar Da-Ae chromosome A8, Da-Ae, whole genome shotgun sequence genome and encodes:
- the LOC125575103 gene encoding purine permease 21-like isoform X1; translated protein: MKGDQELQVIVVQHGKESDPTVEEERNQTGESHSNRYKRWLLVSVYTFFVISGQSVATILGRLYYDNGGNSKWLATVVQLVGFPVLLPYYLLSSKTHTTTHRDDGKAVLHRNRVLVYLALGVLVGGDCYLYSIGLLYLPVSTFSLICASQLAFNAFFSYFLNSQKLTPIILNSLLLLTISSTLLAFNSEESNFKKVTRGQYVTSFICTIGASAGYGLSLSLQQLAFSKVLKRQTFSEVMDLIIYVSLVASCVSVVGLFASGEWETLSSEMDSYKLGKVSYVMNLVWTAVTWQVFNIGSTWLIFEISSLFSNAIGVLGLPVVPALAVIIFHDKMNGLKVISMILAIWGFMSYVYQHYLDDKNLKKSLGIPTTGSSDSPEAKGSSAQKIQTPAS
- the LOC125575103 gene encoding purine permease 21-like isoform X2, coding for MKGDQELQVIVQHGKESDPTVEEERNQTGESHSNRYKRWLLVSVYTFFVISGQSVATILGRLYYDNGGNSKWLATVVQLVGFPVLLPYYLLSSKTHTTTHRDDGKAVLHRNRVLVYLALGVLVGGDCYLYSIGLLYLPVSTFSLICASQLAFNAFFSYFLNSQKLTPIILNSLLLLTISSTLLAFNSEESNFKKVTRGQYVTSFICTIGASAGYGLSLSLQQLAFSKVLKRQTFSEVMDLIIYVSLVASCVSVVGLFASGEWETLSSEMDSYKLGKVSYVMNLVWTAVTWQVFNIGSTWLIFEISSLFSNAIGVLGLPVVPALAVIIFHDKMNGLKVISMILAIWGFMSYVYQHYLDDKNLKKSLGIPTTGSSDSPEAKGSSAQKIQTPAS
- the LOC106360859 gene encoding purine permease 21 codes for the protein MKGDQELQVIVQQGKEPNPTVQDERNSVGSNHTNIYKRWLRVIIYTFFVISGQSVATILGRLYYDNGGNSKWLATVVQLVGFPVLLPYYLFSIKTHTTTHRDDDKAASHRNRVLVYLALGVLVGGDCYLYSIGLLYLPVSTFSLICASQLAFNAFFSYFLNSQKLTPIILNSLLLLTISSTLLAFNNEASNFKKVTRVQYVTSFICTIGASAGFGLVLSLQQVAFRKVLKRQTFSEVMDMIIYVSLVASCVSLVGLFSSGEWKNLSSEMDRYKLGKVSYVMNLVWTAVIWQVFNIGGTGLIFELSSLFSNAISALGLPVVPVLAVIIFHDKMNGLKVISMILAIWGFMSYVYQHYLDDKNLKKSIGIPTTGSSDSPEAKGSGGQKIQTSA